The following are encoded in a window of Trichocoleus sp. genomic DNA:
- the rplC gene encoding 50S ribosomal protein L3: MSVGILGTKVGMTQIFDETGVAIPVTVVQAGPCTVTQVKTGQTDGYAAIQVGFGEVAAKALNKPELGHLAKSGAAPLRHLHEYRLDSSSDFELGQQITVAQFEAGQKVDVIGTSIGRGFAGYQKRHNFKRGPMAHGSKNHRLPGSTGAGTTPGRVFPGKRMAGQLGNTRTTIRKLTVIRVDAERNLILIRGAVPGKPGALLNIVPATLVGKAK; this comes from the coding sequence GTGTCTGTTGGCATTCTCGGCACAAAAGTAGGCATGACCCAAATCTTTGACGAAACAGGCGTGGCAATTCCTGTTACTGTCGTCCAAGCGGGTCCATGCACTGTTACACAAGTTAAAACAGGGCAAACGGATGGATACGCTGCGATCCAGGTCGGTTTTGGCGAAGTTGCTGCAAAGGCACTAAACAAGCCAGAGCTAGGGCATCTTGCCAAGTCTGGAGCGGCTCCGTTACGCCATCTGCATGAGTATCGTCTGGATAGTTCTAGTGATTTTGAACTAGGGCAACAAATTACAGTCGCTCAGTTTGAGGCAGGACAAAAGGTAGACGTAATCGGTACTAGCATTGGACGTGGTTTTGCAGGCTATCAAAAGCGGCACAATTTTAAGCGAGGTCCAATGGCACACGGTTCTAAGAACCACCGATTACCAGGTTCTACTGGTGCAGGTACAACCCCAGGACGTGTCTTTCCGGGCAAGCGGATGGCAGGCCAATTGGGAAATACTCGTACAACTATCCGAAAATTGACGGTGATTCGCGTTGATGCAGAGCGTAATCTCATCCTGATTAGAGGTGCTGTTCCGGGTAAGCCGGGTGCACTTCTGAACATTGTTCCTGCAACGCTTGTAGGAAAAGCAAAGTAG
- a CDS encoding NAD(P)H-quinone oxidoreductase subunit N, translating into MALITTGKDFIRGLETAGAVGLSVPPEGGSEGRYQRRLRAAGYGMMHISARGLGDLPAYLLGVHGVRPPHLGKKNTGREGAVGYVYYLPPAAKYQLEQLPANSKGLVIWLVEGFVLSQQELQFLVNLPSIEPRMKVVAEMGGGRAFSWKPLTAFVTAA; encoded by the coding sequence ATGGCATTAATTACAACCGGAAAGGATTTCATTCGCGGCCTTGAAACAGCGGGTGCAGTAGGTTTATCTGTTCCACCAGAAGGTGGCTCTGAGGGGCGGTATCAGCGGCGGCTCCGAGCAGCAGGGTATGGCATGATGCACATCAGCGCACGAGGTCTAGGTGATTTGCCAGCTTATTTGCTAGGAGTGCATGGGGTTCGTCCGCCGCACTTAGGCAAAAAAAATACGGGAAGGGAAGGGGCAGTGGGATATGTTTACTATTTGCCTCCAGCAGCAAAATATCAACTAGAGCAGTTACCTGCAAATTCTAAAGGTCTAGTGATCTGGCTAGTTGAAGGGTTTGTGCTATCCCAGCAGGAATTGCAGTTTCTGGTGAATCTACCCTCAATCGAGCCTCGAATGAAAGTCGTCGCTGAGATGGGCGGTGGGCGAGCCTTTAGTTGGAAGCCGTTAACAGCATTCGTGACGGCTGCGTAA
- a CDS encoding LdpA C-terminal domain-containing domain, whose translation MTDLYRPLRSLEQGTWFKLICGASFQHLPAVRNLALAYTLAGADCIDVAADPAVIYAAQTALQTAGELVGLARLNDFRIDGLPWLMVSLNDGEDPHFRKAEFDPRYCPTDCLRPCERVCPAEAIVFSRDSFSGVIDNRCYGCGRCIPICPSQQISTRSYVFTPSAVAPLVLSGVDAVEIHTQIGRLSDFKRLWEEITPFLPELKLIAISCPDGAGLVDYLWALHDLITPLPCSLVWQTDGRPMSGDIGDGATLAAVRLGQKVLAAGLPGYVQLAGGTNRYTVSKLKSVGLLKQSNSSAYVAGIAYGSYARTLLSPILERLAGGDRNDLSSETGESQSNLWLEESDLLWEAVSLAQSLVAPLKMQTNSPVLPVLE comes from the coding sequence GTGACTGATTTGTACCGCCCTCTCCGATCGCTAGAACAGGGAACCTGGTTCAAGTTGATTTGTGGAGCCAGTTTTCAACATCTCCCTGCTGTCCGAAATTTGGCTCTTGCCTATACTTTGGCTGGAGCCGATTGTATTGATGTAGCTGCTGACCCAGCCGTAATTTATGCTGCCCAAACTGCGCTTCAAACGGCAGGTGAGCTGGTTGGTTTAGCAAGACTAAACGATTTTCGGATCGATGGTCTGCCTTGGTTAATGGTGAGCTTGAATGACGGTGAAGATCCTCACTTTCGCAAAGCGGAGTTTGATCCTCGGTATTGCCCAACGGATTGCTTGCGTCCTTGTGAGCGAGTCTGCCCGGCTGAAGCAATTGTATTTTCACGCGATAGCTTTTCGGGAGTAATTGACAATCGATGCTATGGATGTGGGCGGTGCATCCCGATTTGTCCGAGTCAGCAAATCTCGACCCGTTCATACGTATTTACGCCAAGTGCTGTCGCACCACTTGTTTTATCCGGTGTTGATGCAGTGGAAATTCACACGCAGATCGGGCGATTGTCAGACTTTAAGCGGTTATGGGAGGAAATCACACCCTTTTTGCCAGAGCTAAAGCTAATTGCAATTAGCTGTCCAGATGGAGCAGGACTGGTTGATTATCTGTGGGCACTGCATGATTTGATCACACCACTGCCCTGCTCACTCGTTTGGCAAACCGATGGCAGACCGATGAGTGGTGATATTGGTGATGGAGCGACGCTTGCGGCTGTTCGGTTAGGGCAAAAGGTTTTAGCTGCTGGTTTACCAGGATATGTACAGCTTGCCGGAGGCACAAATCGATATACCGTGAGTAAACTCAAGTCAGTAGGGCTTTTAAAGCAATCCAATTCATCTGCTTATGTTGCTGGAATTGCTTATGGAAGCTATGCCCGAACCCTACTATCGCCGATTTTAGAACGATTGGCAGGAGGCGATCGAAATGACCTTAGCTCAGAAACAGGTGAATCTCAATCTAATTTATGGCTAGAAGAATCAGACTTGCTCTGGGAAGCTGTTTCTTTAGCCCAGTCTCTTGTCGCACCACTCAAAATGCAAACAAACTCTCCTGTATTACCCGTCTTAGAGTAA
- a CDS encoding R3H domain-containing nucleic acid-binding protein: MISNGNPSSDPSSDLPIEPQAEPQTTPASSFQITDDLNELLDILPAEIQARLKAHPQCDWLIEVVLDLGRRPEARFPGKSEYLSETPVSRADLDYCIERVGMFSGDNRAGIEQTLHRISAIRNRAGLVIGLTCRVGRAVFGTIGMIRDLVETGQSILMLGRPGVGKTTALREVARVLADELDKRVVIIDTSNEIAGDGDIPHPAIGRARRMQVARPELQHQVMIEAVENHMPEVIVIDEIGTELEASAARTIAERGVQLVGTAHGNEIENLIKNPTLSDLVGGIQSVTLSDEEARRRGSQKSVLERKAPPTFEIAIEMLERQKWVVHENVSETVDQLLRGRQPNPQVRTVDDAGKVTVTREAPASPAAGQATFRAAPLGGSGSMRSGQGNWRAAGHIAPVPSRRQDLEREPTEGISFDEVASTPLTERQQFDRMLNESLEGLPLMPMEAPRSTQQAGPNGEDLPLHIYPYAISRSQLDQVIQTLSLPIVLTKDIDDADAVLALRSHLKNHSKLRSLAKHRHIPIHAVKTNSVPQMIRTLQRMLRMDETGIDEPIDLNLFSNNGDEDEIEALEEARLAVEQIVIPKGQPVELLPRSPKVRKMQHELVEHYRLKSSSFGEEPNRRLRIYPA; encoded by the coding sequence ATGATATCAAACGGTAATCCATCTTCTGATCCATCTAGCGATTTGCCGATCGAGCCACAAGCCGAGCCTCAAACAACCCCTGCGTCTTCTTTTCAAATTACCGACGATTTAAACGAGCTACTCGACATTTTGCCTGCTGAGATTCAGGCTCGCTTAAAAGCACATCCTCAGTGCGATTGGCTGATAGAAGTTGTGCTGGATCTCGGTCGTCGTCCAGAAGCAAGGTTCCCAGGTAAATCAGAATATCTTTCAGAGACGCCTGTTTCCCGAGCTGACCTCGACTATTGCATTGAGCGAGTCGGTATGTTTAGTGGAGATAATCGAGCCGGAATTGAACAGACCTTACACCGGATTAGTGCGATTCGGAATCGAGCTGGGCTGGTGATTGGGCTGACCTGCCGGGTGGGTCGAGCGGTGTTTGGAACGATCGGTATGATCCGCGACCTGGTGGAAACAGGACAATCGATTTTAATGCTGGGTCGTCCGGGCGTTGGCAAGACGACTGCTCTACGCGAGGTTGCAAGAGTCCTAGCGGATGAACTGGACAAACGGGTTGTCATCATTGACACCTCAAATGAAATTGCCGGGGATGGCGACATTCCTCATCCGGCGATCGGTCGGGCGCGACGAATGCAGGTTGCTCGTCCTGAACTTCAGCATCAGGTAATGATTGAGGCAGTGGAAAACCATATGCCGGAAGTGATTGTCATTGATGAAATTGGGACAGAACTCGAAGCATCTGCAGCCCGAACAATTGCAGAGCGAGGTGTTCAACTAGTTGGTACGGCACATGGAAACGAGATTGAGAACTTGATCAAAAACCCAACGCTCTCGGATCTAGTGGGTGGGATTCAATCAGTCACATTGAGCGACGAGGAAGCGCGGCGACGCGGCAGCCAAAAAAGTGTTTTAGAACGTAAAGCACCCCCAACTTTTGAAATTGCGATCGAAATGCTAGAGCGCCAAAAGTGGGTTGTGCATGAAAACGTGTCTGAAACGGTTGACCAATTGCTGCGGGGACGACAGCCTAATCCGCAAGTTCGGACAGTGGATGATGCGGGGAAAGTGACAGTTACTCGTGAAGCGCCTGCATCTCCAGCTGCCGGACAGGCAACCTTTCGAGCGGCTCCGCTGGGTGGATCAGGTTCGATGCGATCGGGTCAGGGCAACTGGAGAGCGGCAGGACATATTGCGCCAGTGCCATCAAGACGGCAAGACCTTGAACGAGAACCGACAGAAGGTATTTCGTTTGATGAAGTGGCATCAACGCCTTTAACGGAGCGGCAGCAGTTCGATCGAATGCTCAATGAGTCGCTAGAGGGCTTGCCCCTGATGCCGATGGAAGCGCCTCGTTCCACGCAGCAGGCAGGTCCAAACGGCGAAGACTTGCCATTGCACATCTATCCCTATGCAATCAGCCGCAGTCAGCTTGATCAGGTGATTCAAACCTTGAGCTTGCCGATCGTACTAACGAAGGATATTGATGATGCGGATGCAGTTTTAGCCCTTCGATCGCACCTGAAGAATCACTCGAAGCTGCGAAGCTTGGCGAAACATCGGCATATTCCCATTCACGCTGTCAAAACAAATAGTGTGCCGCAAATGATTCGTACCCTGCAACGGATGCTTCGCATGGACGAGACAGGCATTGATGAGCCGATCGATCTCAATCTCTTCTCAAATAACGGGGACGAGGATGAAATTGAAGCGCTAGAAGAGGCACGTCTGGCAGTGGAGCAGATTGTGATTCCGAAAGGACAACCCGTCGAGCTATTGCCTCGATCGCCCAAGGTTCGTAAGATGCAGCATGAACTTGTTGAACACTATCGCCTGAAATCTAGCAGTTTCGGAGAAGAACCCAATCGACGACTGCGAATTTATCCGGCTTAA
- the glyA gene encoding serine hydroxymethyltransferase, whose translation MTQTNLDFLAKTDPAVAGLIQQELQRQRDHLELIASENFASAAVMAAQGSVLTNKYAEGLPNKRYYGGCEFVDQVEQLAIDRVKQLFGAAHANVQPHSGAQANFAVFLTLLQPGDLFMGMDLSHGGHLTHGSPVNVSGKWFQACHYGVNRETEQLDFDEIRDLALKHRPKLIICGYSAYPRIIDFQKFREIADEVGAYLMADIAHIAGLVVTGHHPNPIPYCDVVTTTTHKTLRGPRGGLILTRDAELGKKFDKSVFPGTQGGPLEHVIAAKAVAFGEALQPTFKTYSGQVIENAKAMATQLQNRGFKIVSNGTDNHLMLVDLRSIGMTGKVADQLVSGVKITANKNTVPFDPESPFVTSGLRLGSPAMTTRGMGTAEFTEIANIIADRLLNPEDETVAQDCRQRITNLCGQFPLYPHLNLPVPALV comes from the coding sequence GTGACTCAGACAAACCTGGACTTCCTGGCAAAAACTGACCCTGCTGTCGCTGGATTGATTCAGCAAGAACTCCAACGCCAAAGGGATCACCTGGAACTCATTGCAAGTGAAAATTTTGCTTCTGCGGCAGTCATGGCAGCACAAGGCTCTGTCCTGACGAATAAATATGCAGAAGGACTCCCCAACAAGCGATACTACGGCGGCTGCGAGTTTGTCGACCAAGTTGAGCAATTGGCGATCGATCGAGTCAAACAGCTCTTTGGGGCAGCTCACGCCAACGTTCAGCCTCATTCTGGCGCACAGGCAAATTTTGCAGTCTTTTTAACGCTGCTGCAGCCAGGCGATCTGTTCATGGGCATGGATTTGTCTCATGGGGGACACTTAACCCATGGTTCTCCCGTTAACGTTTCTGGAAAGTGGTTCCAAGCCTGTCACTACGGTGTAAATCGCGAGACAGAACAGCTAGATTTTGACGAAATTCGTGATCTCGCCTTGAAGCACCGCCCAAAACTGATCATTTGTGGCTACTCTGCTTACCCTCGCATCATTGATTTCCAGAAGTTCCGGGAAATTGCAGATGAAGTAGGTGCTTATTTGATGGCAGATATCGCCCACATTGCTGGGCTTGTTGTGACTGGACATCATCCCAATCCCATCCCTTACTGCGATGTTGTCACCACCACAACTCACAAGACGCTACGAGGTCCTCGCGGCGGTTTGATCCTGACTCGCGATGCAGAACTGGGCAAGAAATTCGATAAGTCCGTTTTCCCTGGTACTCAGGGTGGGCCTTTGGAGCATGTAATCGCAGCGAAAGCTGTTGCCTTTGGAGAAGCTTTACAGCCTACGTTCAAGACCTACTCTGGTCAAGTAATTGAGAATGCCAAGGCGATGGCAACTCAACTGCAAAACCGAGGCTTCAAAATCGTTTCTAACGGTACAGATAACCACTTGATGCTGGTAGATTTGCGATCGATCGGCATGACTGGCAAAGTGGCAGACCAGCTTGTCAGCGGCGTTAAAATCACAGCCAACAAGAACACAGTTCCTTTTGATCCGGAATCTCCCTTTGTCACCAGTGGCTTGAGACTCGGTTCTCCCGCTATGACAACACGCGGCATGGGCACAGCAGAATTCACGGAAATTGCCAACATCATTGCCGATCGCCTGCTCAATCCAGAAGACGAAACAGTCGCTCAAGATTGCCGTCAGCGCATTACCAACTTGTGCGGCCAGTTCCCACTTTATCCTCACCTGAATCTGCCTGTACCTGCTCTGGTATAG
- the larE gene encoding ATP-dependent sacrificial sulfur transferase LarE yields MLLEKLETLKALFAAMDRALIAYSGGIDSTLVAKVAYDVLGDRALAVTAESPSLLPEDLEDARIQAAEIGISHEVVHTHEIDNPDYTANPVNRCYFCKSELHDTLKPLALERGYPYVVDGVNADDLSDYRPGIQAAKERGARSPLAELGISKFEVREIAKFLGLPWWDKPAQPCLSSRFPYGEEITIAKLQRVGQAERYLRQLGLKTLRVRSVGDTARIELPAAQIPNFVQSTDLVSLVAAFQSYGFCYVTLDLEGFRSGKLNQTLSLSETAINRV; encoded by the coding sequence ATGCTGTTGGAAAAACTGGAAACGCTAAAAGCTTTATTTGCTGCCATGGATCGGGCACTCATTGCCTATTCCGGTGGCATTGATAGTACGCTTGTCGCCAAGGTCGCTTACGATGTGCTGGGCGATCGTGCTTTAGCAGTAACGGCAGAATCTCCTTCTCTCTTACCCGAAGATCTAGAAGATGCCCGGATTCAGGCGGCAGAAATTGGAATTTCTCATGAGGTTGTTCACACCCACGAAATTGACAACCCTGACTACACAGCGAACCCGGTTAACCGCTGCTATTTCTGCAAAAGTGAACTGCACGATACCCTGAAACCCCTGGCCCTGGAGCGCGGTTATCCTTATGTGGTTGATGGGGTCAATGCCGATGACTTATCAGATTATCGCCCCGGCATTCAGGCAGCGAAAGAACGAGGAGCCCGATCGCCTTTGGCAGAATTGGGCATTTCTAAGTTTGAGGTGCGCGAAATTGCTAAATTTTTAGGATTGCCCTGGTGGGATAAACCAGCCCAGCCCTGCCTGAGTTCTCGCTTTCCTTATGGCGAGGAGATTACGATCGCTAAGTTACAGCGAGTGGGACAAGCTGAACGATATTTACGGCAGCTGGGGTTAAAAACGCTTCGGGTGCGATCGGTGGGCGATACAGCTCGCATCGAACTTCCTGCAGCACAGATTCCAAACTTTGTGCAGTCTACTGATTTAGTCAGCCTGGTTGCAGCATTTCAGTCTTACGGTTTTTGCTACGTCACGCTTGATCTTGAGGGATTTCGCAGCGGTAAGCTGAATCAAACATTGTCCCTTTCAGAGACAGCGATAAACAGAGTATGA
- the aroQ gene encoding type II 3-dehydroquinate dehydratase, which produces MLRILTLHGPNLNLLGKREPGVYGLATLSDINQMLEAEGRSLQVQVTCFQSNHEGALIDEIHAAMGQQDGILINPGAYTHTSVAIRDAIAGVALPTVEVHLSNIHRREPFRQHSYIAPVAIGQISGFGAESYRLGLRALVQHLQQQGS; this is translated from the coding sequence TTGCTTCGCATTCTGACACTGCATGGACCAAACTTAAACCTTCTGGGCAAGCGTGAACCTGGCGTTTATGGACTAGCCACCCTATCAGACATCAATCAAATGTTGGAAGCAGAGGGACGATCGCTTCAGGTTCAAGTCACCTGCTTTCAGTCGAACCATGAGGGTGCACTCATTGACGAAATTCATGCTGCAATGGGTCAGCAGGATGGGATTTTGATTAATCCAGGTGCATATACTCATACCAGTGTCGCAATTCGAGATGCGATCGCAGGAGTTGCTTTACCCACGGTAGAGGTGCACCTCAGCAATATTCATCGCCGTGAACCCTTCCGGCAGCATTCTTACATCGCGCCTGTGGCGATCGGGCAGATCAGCGGCTTTGGGGCTGAGAGCTATCGACTGGGCTTACGAGCGTTAGTGCAGCATCTACAACAGCAAGGCTCCTGA
- the mdh gene encoding malate dehydrogenase, with product MPTLSFPACHANRVSIIGSGNVGGTLAQRIAENNLADVVLLDIVAGRPQAIALDLMEARGIEGHHSRLTGTSNYADTSGSDVVVITAGLPRKPGMTRDDLLQINSKIVIEATRQAIEYSPNAIIIVVTNPLDVMTYLAWKSSGLPPHQVMGMAGILDSARFQAFIAMELGILTTNIQAMVLGSHGDLMVPLPRYSTVSGIPITELLDTATIDRLVERTRNGGAEIVELMQTGGAYYAPASSVYLMVETILLNQPRLLPIAAHLQGEYGLRDLFIGVPVRLGCAGIEKIFELTLTDEERSALEQSANAVKEGIQGAMELQ from the coding sequence ATGCCGACACTATCTTTTCCTGCCTGCCATGCCAACCGCGTCTCTATTATTGGCTCCGGAAATGTTGGGGGAACATTAGCACAGCGTATTGCCGAAAACAATTTAGCAGATGTTGTTCTGCTTGATATTGTGGCAGGTCGTCCTCAGGCAATCGCGCTAGACCTAATGGAAGCTCGAGGCATCGAAGGGCATCATTCTAGACTCACTGGCACATCCAACTATGCCGATACATCTGGTTCGGATGTTGTTGTCATTACTGCCGGGCTACCCCGTAAGCCAGGCATGACAAGGGACGATCTACTGCAAATCAATTCCAAGATTGTTATTGAAGCAACCCGGCAGGCGATCGAGTATTCGCCGAATGCAATCATCATTGTTGTCACAAATCCCTTAGATGTGATGACTTACCTGGCCTGGAAATCTAGCGGTTTGCCACCACACCAGGTTATGGGAATGGCAGGAATTCTCGATTCTGCTCGCTTTCAAGCTTTTATTGCGATGGAACTGGGAATTTTGACAACCAATATCCAGGCAATGGTGTTGGGTAGTCACGGTGATTTGATGGTTCCTCTGCCTCGCTACTCCACAGTCAGCGGCATCCCGATTACAGAACTCTTGGATACTGCCACAATCGATCGCCTAGTTGAACGCACTCGCAATGGTGGAGCCGAGATCGTAGAGCTAATGCAAACAGGTGGAGCTTACTATGCACCTGCCTCTTCGGTCTATCTCATGGTAGAAACCATTCTATTGAACCAACCACGCCTTTTACCCATTGCTGCTCACTTACAAGGCGAATATGGTTTACGGGATCTATTCATTGGGGTTCCGGTTCGGCTGGGTTGTGCCGGAATTGAGAAAATCTTTGAACTTACCTTAACAGACGAAGAACGTTCAGCATTGGAACAGTCTGCAAATGCAGTGAAGGAAGGCATTCAGGGAGCAATGGAATTGCAGTAG
- a CDS encoding NAD(P)H-quinone oxidoreductase subunit O, giving the protein MAVKKGDLVRAVRAALENSLEAKASDPRFPPYLFETKGEVLELRGDYALVKFGYVPTPNVWLRADQLEKVS; this is encoded by the coding sequence ATGGCAGTTAAGAAAGGAGATTTAGTTCGGGCTGTTCGGGCAGCACTTGAGAATAGCCTGGAAGCCAAAGCAAGCGACCCACGCTTCCCCCCTTATCTGTTTGAAACCAAGGGCGAAGTGCTGGAACTGAGAGGAGACTATGCACTGGTGAAGTTTGGTTACGTCCCAACCCCCAATGTGTGGCTGCGGGCAGATCAGTTGGAAAAGGTTAGTTAA